CGAGCTCCTTGACGCTGTCCAGCTCGGAGTCCGGGGTGATCGCCCTGGTGGCGGTGTCGGCGAGGCCCCAGAGCTTCTGCGGGCTGGTGAGGACGCCGACCCGCTGGACCTGCTCGATGAGCGCTTTGACGAACGCCTGCTGGAGCTGGATGCGGCCGAGGTCGCTCTGGTCGCCGACGCCCTTGCGGGTGCGGACGAGGCCGAGGGCCTGCTCGCCGTCGAGGGTGTGGGTCCCCGCGGCGAGGTCGAGGTGGCTCGCGCCGTCCTCGATGGGCCGCGTGGTGGTGATCTCGACGCCGCCCAGCTCGTCGATGAGCTGCTTGAAGCCGGTGAAGTCCACCTCGATGTAGTGGTCCATGCGGATGCCGGACATCTGCTCGACGGTCTTCACGGCGCAGGCGGGGCCGCCGACCTCGTACGCGGTGTTGAACATGGCCCGGTACGCGGCGGGCTCGCTGCCGCCGTCGCGGCGGGCGCACTCGGGGCGGGTGATGAGCGTGTCGCGCGGGATGGAGACGACGCTGGCCTTCTTCCGCCCCTCGTGGACGTGGACGACCATCGCCGTGTCGGAGCGGGCGGCGCCCTCGTCGCGGCCGTACGCGCGGTTGGCGCCGGAGCGGGAGTCGGAGCCCAGGACGAGGATGTCGAGGGAGCCGTCCTCCACGTCCATCGGCCGCTCGTCGCCGAGCTGCGTGTTGATGTCCACGCTCTCGATGTTGCCGTCGAGCTTCAGGTACGCGTACCCGACGCCGCCCCCGCCGAGGACCGTCACGGCCGCGACCGCCCAGGCGGCGAGGACCAGGCCGCGTCTGACGGCCGCCCGCCCGCCCGGTGCGCTCGCGGCGGCGGGTATGCCGTCCGTGCCCTGCTCGCCCATGGTCTCCTCGTTCCCCTCGCCCCGTGCACTGCCCCGGGTTCCCCGGGCGGCATCCGGTCAGACGGCGGACCGGCGGAAAGGGTTGCACGGCGCCTGCGGGCGGCCCGGCACGGGCGGGTGCGGGCCACGGCGCACGGGCGGGTTTGGGTGTGCGGGTCTGCGGGCTCGTGCGGGGACGACTGTGCCCGCCGTGCGGGGCACGGCGGGCACAGGGGTGGTCCGGCGTCGACGGGATCAGGTCCCGCTCAGCCGAAGAGGTTGAACGCGTTCCAGCCGGAGCCGATCTTGACGCGCGGGACGAACGGCGCCGTGGAGGAGCCGCGGCCCTGGTAGAGCCACATCACACCGCCCGAGTCGCGGGCCAGCAGGTCGGCCCTGCCGTCGCCGTTGATGTCGCCGGTGGCGGCGTACGCGGTGAAGTTCCAGCCGCTGGTGCCGGCCAGGACGCGGTTGGTGAACGTCGCCGTGGCGGTGCCCCGGCCCGGGTACACCCACAGGCGGCCCGAGGTGTCGCGGGCCAGCATGTCGGGCTTGCCGTCGCCGGTGTAGTCGCCCTTGCCGGTGATGGTCATGACGCCCCAGCCGGACCCGACGCTGACGCGGGTGCCGAAGGTGCCGTTGCCGCGGCCCGGGTACAGCCACAGGTAGCCGTTCTTGTCCTGCGCGAGCAGGTCGGGCAGCGCGTCGCTGGTCATGTCACCGGTGACCAGGATGTTCTTCATGGCGCCCCAGCCGGAGCCGACGGTGTACTCGTCGTACCCGTCCACGCCGTTGAAGTGGAACCACTTCAGGACGCCGCCGGTGGTGCGGTACAGGTAGTCCTGCACGCCGTCCCGGTCGAGGTCGGCCTGGCGGACCAGGTTGTAGGGGCTGTAGTCGCCGATGTACTCGCGGCCGCCGAGCGCGGTGCCGCGCGAGTAGTACTCCCACGCGTCACCGGCGGACGTGCGGGCGAACAGGTCCGCGCGCCCGTCGTAGTTGAGGTCGGTGTCGTCGATCCGCGCGTTGACCTGGCCGACGTACGTGCTGGTCTTGGCGTAGACCCCGTACGCGCCGCTCTCCACGCAGTCCGGGACGCCCCACGAGACGACGCCCGCGATACGGCCGCCCACGACGAGCGGGCCACCCGAGTCGCCGTTGCACGGCGAGACCGTACCGGCGTCCTGGCCGCTGGCCGGGTTGCCCGCACAGGTCATCTGGCCGGCGACGAAGTCGCCCTGGAAGTACGACGAGCAGGTGGCGTCGCTCCGCATGGGCACGACGGCCTTCTGCAGCGTCTGCGCGCCGTCCTGGCTGGTGGAGCTGGTGCGGCCCCAGCCGTAGACCGTGGCCTGCGTGCCCTCGCGGTACGAGGCCGTGTCACCGCTCTGCGTGAGCTGGAGCGACTTGTACGGCAGCGCCTCGAACAGCGTGAGGACCGCGACGTCGCCGCCCGTGAGGTCGTAGTCGTTGTACGTCGGGCTGATCCAGGTGCGCTCGATGCCCGCGACGCGGCCGCCGTGCAGGTCCACGCCGGTCGCGGTCTCGGTCGGCACCTGGTTGGTACCGGCGACGATCACGCCGTTGTTGACCCAGTCCAGCCCGTACACGCAGTGCGCGGCGGTCAGGACCTTGTTCGGGGCGACGAGGGAGCCACCGCAGAAGTAGCCCTCGTCGTCCGTCTCCTCGACGGTGCCCTTGTCGTCGTAGTAGTGCAGCTGCACCATCCACGGCGCTTCGGTGCTGGTGGCGGGAGTGCCGCCGATGATGTACGACTCCTTGGTGCCGGAGGCGGGGGCGGCCTGCTCGGCCTCCTTCTCCTGCGCCGGGTTCGGGTCGGCCTCGCCGTCGTTGACGTCGGCGACCGAGCCCTTGACGCGTCCCAGCAGGTCGGTCTTGGACGGGCCCTGGGCCTTCCCGGCGTTCTGCTTGGCCGGGGCCGGGGTCACGTCCGCCGCCTGGGCGGGCGCGGCGCCGAGCAGCGCGCCGCTCAGGGCGAGGGCCGCGGCGGCCGCGGGGAGGGCGATGCGCGCCCTCCGCTGGGCAGATGTCACTCAGAACTCCTCTCGGTGTGTGAGCGGGGAGGAGTCGGACCACTGGCACGCATCGGGTGGGGTGAAAGCGCACACGGCACGGCCCACGCAACGGCGCGGAGCGGCCCGGTGTTTCAGGGCACGGCTCCGCCAACTCAGTGGGCGCATTCGCAAATACGTTCCCCCCCACTACGACGCGCTGATCGTACAACGCGAAACCGCCCCCCGGTCACCGAGGTGACCGGGGGGCGGCGCGTACCGCTGAGGCGACGTCAGTCGTTGCCGTTGCCGGACGACGGGGTCGTCTTCTGGATCTGGAGCAGGAACTCGGCGTTCGACTTGGTCTGCTTCATCTTGTCGAGCAGCAGCTCGATCGCCTGCTGCTGGTCGAGCGCGTGCAGCACCCGGCGCAGCTTCCAGACGATGGCCAGCTCCTCGCTGCCCAGGAGGATCTCCTCCTTGCGCGTGCCGGACGCGTCGACGTCGACGGCCGGGAAGATGCGCTTGTCGGCGAGCTTCCGGTCGAGCTTGAGCTCCATGTTGCCGGTGCCCTTGAACTCCTCGAAGATCACCTCGTCCATGCGCGAGCCGGTGTCGACCAGCGCCGTGGCGAGGATGGTCAGCGAGCCGCCGTCCTCGATGTTCCGCGCGGCACCGAAGAAGCGCTTCGGCGGGTACAGCGCGGTCGAGTCGACACCACCGGACAGGATGCGGCCGGAGGCGGGCGCCGCGAGGTTGTACGCGCGGCCCAGACGGGTGATCGAGTCGAGCAGGACGACCACGTCGTGGCCCAGCTCCACGAGGCGCTTGGCGCGCTCGATGGCCAGCTCGGCGACGGTGGTGTGGTCCTCGGCGGGGCGGTCGAAGGTCGAGGAGATGACCTCGCCCTTCACCGACCTCTGCATGTCGGTGACCTCTTCCGGACGCTCGTCGACGAGGACGACCATCAGGTGGCACTCGGGGTTGTTGTGGGTGATCGCGTTGGCGATCGCCTGCATGATCATGGTCTTGCCGGTCTTCGGCGGGGCCACGATCAGACCGCGCTGGCCCTTGCCGATCGGCGACACGAGGTCGATGATCCGCGTGGTCAGCACGCCCGGGTCGGTCTCCAGGCGGAGCCGGTCCTGCGGGTAGAGCGGGGTCAGCTTGTTGAACTCGGGACGGCCCCGGCCGGAGTCGGCGGCCATGCCGTTGGCCGAGTCGAGGCGGACCAGCGCGTTGAACTTCTCGCGGCGCTCGCCCTCCTTCGGCTGGCGTACGGCACCGGTGACGTGGTCGCCCTTGCGCAGGCCGTTCTTGCGGACCTGGGCGAGGGAGACGTACACGTCGTTCGGGCCGGGCAGGTAGCCGGAGGTCCGGATGAACGCGTAGTTGTCGAGGATGTCCAGGATGCCCGCGACGGGGATCAGGACGTCGTCCTCGGAGACCTGCGGCTCACCGCTGGCGAACTCGTCACGGCCACGACGGCCGCGGCGGTCGCGGTAGCGGCCGCGACGGCCCCGGCGGCCGCCCTCGAAGTCGTCGTCGTCCTGCGGGCCGGTCTGGCCCTGCGGGGCGCCCTGGCGCTGCTGGCGCTGGCCGCCGCCCTGCTGGTCGTCGCCCTTGCCGCGGTCGCGGCGGTCGCGCTGGCGGTCACCCCGGTCGCCCCGCTCACCGCGGTCGCGGTCACGGCGCTCGCGGCGCTCGCGGCGGCCCTCGGCGGTGTCGGACTCGGCCGTACGGGCCTCCTGGCCCTCGGGGCGGGTCTCCGTACGGACGTCGGCACGGGCCTCGGCGCGGCCCTCGGCCTCGGCGGCGGGCGCGCCGGCCGGGGCGGTGGCGCGGCGGCGGCGGCGCTCGCCGGTGACCTCCTCGCCCTGCTCCTGCTTCGGCGACGGCTGGCCGGGGATCTCGATCTGCTGCTGCGCGACGCTCTTCTCGGCCTTGTCGGCCTTCTCCGTCTTCGCGGAACCGGCGTCGGTCGCCTCCGCGGTCTCGGCGGTCTTGCCGCCGGCCTCCTCGCCCGTACGGGTACGGGAGGTGGCGCGGCGCTTGGGCTTGGTCTCGGCGGTGCCGGACTCGGCGGCCTTCGGCGCGGCCGCGCCGCCCTGGGCCTGCGCTTCCTTGATGACCTCGATCAGCTGGCTCTTGCGCATGCGCGCGGTGCCCCTGATGCCGAGGCCGGACGCGACCTGCTGCAGCTCGGCCAGGACCATGCCCTCGAGGCCGGTGCCGGAGCGGCGGCGCCGTGAGGTGGTGCCAGTGGCAGCACCTGCGGCGGGCGCGGTCGTGTCGACAGTCTTGTCGGCAGTCACGCCCATCAGATCGGTGGTGTCGCTCACGAAGGGTCCTTCCCTGGAGCGGACGTCGGCCTTCTGGCTCGGCGACCGGTTGTGCTGTCCGGCCTCGGCCCTGATGGGGGTCCGTGCCGGGGCGGTGGTTCCGCCGGGAATTCGGCGGCGGAAGAAATAACGTGCGTGGGTCCGGCCCGAGGCCCCCTGCTCGGCCCTCTCGCGGGAAAAGCGAGGGGGGACGCGCGCCGGTTCCGGAGCGTGCTCGAAACTGCTCAGGCAGGCTGCTCAGGCAGTTTGGGAGGCTCCCGGAAGAAGGGTGGTCCCTGATGGGGACACGCAGCACCGCGCCACAAAGACGTCGGGTGCAGACTTGAGGTTAACACTACCGGCTCCAACAAACATTCCCCCTCTCACACACCGGCAATCCGTGTATCCGGCGATCCACGCCGCGGCGGGGTCCCGCCCGGCGGCGCTACGGCGCGAGCGGCAGCACGCTCGCACCGGCGGCGTCGAGGGCGAGCCGGTTCGCCGCCCAGCCCTCTCCCGCCAGCAGCGCGACCTTGTCCGCCGCGCCGTCCTCGGCCAGCGCGAGCACCGTCGGGCCCGCGCCGGAGATGACCGCGGGGATGCCGTCCGCCCGCAGCCGGTTCACAAGGGCGATGCTCTCCGGCATCGCGGGAGCCCGGTACTCCTGGTGGAGCCGGTCCTCGGTGGCGGCCAGCAGCAGCTCGGGGCGCCTGGTCAGGGCCTCGACGAGCAGCGCGGCGCGACCGGCGTTGGCGGCGGCGTCCACATGGGGGACGGTGCGGGGCAGCAGGCCGCGGGCCGTCTCGGTGAGGACCGGGTTCGACGGGACGAAGACCACCGGGACGACGGAGTGGTCCGGGTCCATCCGGATGGCGCGGGCCGCGCCGGCCTCGGTCCAGGCCAGGGTGAAGCCGCCGAGCAGACAGGCGGCGACGTTGTCGGGGTGCCCCTCGATCTCGGTGGCGAGCTCCAGCAGCGCGGCGTCGTCGAGCCGGCTGTCGCCGCCTATGGTCACGGCGCGGGCGGCGACGATGCCGGCGCAGATGGCGGCGGAGGAGGAGCCGAGGCCCCGACCGTGCGGGATGCGGTTGGCGCAGACGACCTCGAGGCCGCGGGGCTGTCCGCCGAGCAGGTCGAACGCGGTGCGCAGGGAGCGTACGAGGAGGTGGCTCTCGTCGCGCGGGAGCGTGTCGGCGCCCTCGCCGGCGATGTCGATGTGCAGCCCGGAGTCGGCGACCCGGACGACGACGTCGTCGTACAGACCCAGCGCGAGGCCGAGGGCGTCGAAGCCCGGGCCGAGGTTGGCGCTGGTGGCGGGGACGCGCACCCGTACGGCGGCGGCGCGGAACGCGGGACCGGCCATCGCTCGTTGACTCTCCTTGGATCTGGACCTGCGGGGGTGACCTGCGGGGTGGGGATGGGCGGGGGACTGCGAGGGCTTGGCGTCAGACGTACGGGGACCCGGGGCCGTTTCGGCGGTCACCAACGGCGGCGTCACCCGCGGCAGATGCGGCGGGGTGGGTTCGGTACAGCCTATCGAAGGAAGGTTCTGCCGCGACATAGGGCGCACGGGAGGCGCACGATGCGTGTCGCATGCGGGGCCGTGCTCCTCGGGAACCTCGCGGTCCTGGTCGGGGGCGGTCCTCGTCGAGGTGGTACTCGGCGAGGACGTTCCGTCGAGGACGGTGCGCGCCGGGGGCCGGGCGCTTCGGGCGGCGGGGCGCTACGGGCGGCCGGGGCGGCGGGGGCGCCCGGTGCGGGCCCGGCCGGGTGGCGGCCGGGCCCGCGGGGCCTGGGCCCCGGGACGCCGTACGGCTCAGACCAGGCCGAGGCGCTCGGCGGCGGCGACGGCGTCCACCGGGACCGTGACGGGCTGCGGTGCCCCGGCGACCGCCCAGTCGGGGTCCTTGAGGCCGTTGCCGGTGACCGTGCAGACGATGGTCTGGCCCGGGTCCACCTTGCCGTGCTCGGCGGCCTTCAGCAGACCGGCGACCGACGCGGCGGACGCGGGCTCCACGAAGACGCCCTCCTGCGCGGCCAACAGCCGGTAGGCGCGCAGGATCTCACGGTCCGTCACCTCGTCGATGAAGCCGCCCGACTCGTCCCGCGCGGCCAGCGCGTAGCTCCAGGACGCCGGGTTGCCGATGCGGATCGCGGTGGCGATGGTGGACGGGTCCTTGACGACCTCGCCGCGCACCAGCGGCGCCGAACCGGACGCCTGGAAGCCCCACATGCGCGGGGTGCGCGAGGCGACGCCGTCCTTGGCGTACTCGGTGTACCCCTTCCAGCACGCGGTGATGTTCCCGGCGTTGCCGACGGGCAGCACATGGATGTCGGGGGCGTCGCCGAGCATGTCCACGATCTCGAACGCGGCGGTCTTCTGGCCCTCGATGCGCACCGGGTTCACCGAGTTGACCAGCGCGACCGGGTAGTTGTCGGAGAGCGCGCGGGCGAGCGTCAGGCAGTCGTCGAAGTTGCCGTCCACCTGGAGGATCTTCGCGCCGTGGACCAGCGCCTGGCCCATCTTGCCGAGCGCGATCTTGCCCTGCGGGACGAGGACGGCACAGACCATCCCGGCACGCACCGCGTACGCGGCGGCGGAGGCGGAGGTGTTGCCGGTGGAGGCGCAGATGACCGCCTTGGCGCCCTCCTCCTTGGCCCGGGTGATGGCCATGGTCATGCCGCGGTCCTTGAACGACCCGGTGGGGTTGGCGCCCTCGACCTTCAGGTGCACCTCGCAGCCGGTGCGCTCGGAGAGGACCTGCGCGGGGACGAGGGGCGTACCACCCTCACGGAGCGTGACGACCGGCGTCGCGTCCGTGACCGGGAGGCGGTCCCGGTACTCCTCGATGATGCCGCGCCACTGGTGGGTGCCCTTGCTGGTCATGGGTCCTCTACTCCCCTTCAACACGCATGATGCTGGCGACACCGCGCACGGTGTCGAGCTGGCGCAGCGCCGCGACCGTCCCGCTCAGGGCGGCGTCGGGTGCGCGGTGGGTGACGACCACGAGGCTCGCCTCGCCGTCCTTGCCCTGCTGGCGGACGGTGTCGATCGACACGCCGTGCTCGGCGAAGACCGTCGCGACCTGGGCGAGCACGCCCGGCTTGTCGGCCACGTCGAGGCTGATGTGGTACCGCGTCACCACGTCGCCCATGGGGCTCACGGGCAGCTGGGTGTACGCGGAGTCGCCGGGGCCCGTCGCGTCATTGAGGCGGTTGCGGCAGACGGCGACCAGGTCGCCGAGTACGGCCG
This genomic window from Streptomyces thermolilacinus SPC6 contains:
- a CDS encoding LCP family protein, with translation MGEQGTDGIPAAASAPGGRAAVRRGLVLAAWAVAAVTVLGGGGVGYAYLKLDGNIESVDINTQLGDERPMDVEDGSLDILVLGSDSRSGANRAYGRDEGAARSDTAMVVHVHEGRKKASVVSIPRDTLITRPECARRDGGSEPAAYRAMFNTAYEVGGPACAVKTVEQMSGIRMDHYIEVDFTGFKQLIDELGGVEITTTRPIEDGASHLDLAAGTHTLDGEQALGLVRTRKGVGDQSDLGRIQLQQAFVKALIEQVQRVGVLTSPQKLWGLADTATRAITPDSELDSVKELADLARGLSGLGSDDIHMITMPVQYDAIDRNRVVPVDAQAQQVWQALRQDLPIPAAATRDTATGHAADVIR
- a CDS encoding trypsin-like serine protease — its product is MTSAQRRARIALPAAAAALALSGALLGAAPAQAADVTPAPAKQNAGKAQGPSKTDLLGRVKGSVADVNDGEADPNPAQEKEAEQAAPASGTKESYIIGGTPATSTEAPWMVQLHYYDDKGTVEETDDEGYFCGGSLVAPNKVLTAAHCVYGLDWVNNGVIVAGTNQVPTETATGVDLHGGRVAGIERTWISPTYNDYDLTGGDVAVLTLFEALPYKSLQLTQSGDTASYREGTQATVYGWGRTSSTSQDGAQTLQKAVVPMRSDATCSSYFQGDFVAGQMTCAGNPASGQDAGTVSPCNGDSGGPLVVGGRIAGVVSWGVPDCVESGAYGVYAKTSTYVGQVNARIDDTDLNYDGRADLFARTSAGDAWEYYSRGTALGGREYIGDYSPYNLVRQADLDRDGVQDYLYRTTGGVLKWFHFNGVDGYDEYTVGSGWGAMKNILVTGDMTSDALPDLLAQDKNGYLWLYPGRGNGTFGTRVSVGSGWGVMTITGKGDYTGDGKPDMLARDTSGRLWVYPGRGTATATFTNRVLAGTSGWNFTAYAATGDINGDGRADLLARDSGGVMWLYQGRGSSTAPFVPRVKIGSGWNAFNLFG
- the rho gene encoding transcription termination factor Rho yields the protein MSDTTDLMGVTADKTVDTTAPAAGAATGTTSRRRRSGTGLEGMVLAELQQVASGLGIRGTARMRKSQLIEVIKEAQAQGGAAAPKAAESGTAETKPKRRATSRTRTGEEAGGKTAETAEATDAGSAKTEKADKAEKSVAQQQIEIPGQPSPKQEQGEEVTGERRRRRATAPAGAPAAEAEGRAEARADVRTETRPEGQEARTAESDTAEGRRERRERRDRDRGERGDRGDRQRDRRDRGKGDDQQGGGQRQQRQGAPQGQTGPQDDDDFEGGRRGRRGRYRDRRGRRGRDEFASGEPQVSEDDVLIPVAGILDILDNYAFIRTSGYLPGPNDVYVSLAQVRKNGLRKGDHVTGAVRQPKEGERREKFNALVRLDSANGMAADSGRGRPEFNKLTPLYPQDRLRLETDPGVLTTRIIDLVSPIGKGQRGLIVAPPKTGKTMIMQAIANAITHNNPECHLMVVLVDERPEEVTDMQRSVKGEVISSTFDRPAEDHTTVAELAIERAKRLVELGHDVVVLLDSITRLGRAYNLAAPASGRILSGGVDSTALYPPKRFFGAARNIEDGGSLTILATALVDTGSRMDEVIFEEFKGTGNMELKLDRKLADKRIFPAVDVDASGTRKEEILLGSEELAIVWKLRRVLHALDQQQAIELLLDKMKQTKSNAEFLLQIQKTTPSSGNGND
- the thrB gene encoding homoserine kinase, producing the protein MAGPAFRAAAVRVRVPATSANLGPGFDALGLALGLYDDVVVRVADSGLHIDIAGEGADTLPRDESHLLVRSLRTAFDLLGGQPRGLEVVCANRIPHGRGLGSSSAAICAGIVAARAVTIGGDSRLDDAALLELATEIEGHPDNVAACLLGGFTLAWTEAGAARAIRMDPDHSVVPVVFVPSNPVLTETARGLLPRTVPHVDAAANAGRAALLVEALTRRPELLLAATEDRLHQEYRAPAMPESIALVNRLRADGIPAVISGAGPTVLALAEDGAADKVALLAGEGWAANRLALDAAGASVLPLAP
- the thrC gene encoding threonine synthase; translation: MTSKGTHQWRGIIEEYRDRLPVTDATPVVTLREGGTPLVPAQVLSERTGCEVHLKVEGANPTGSFKDRGMTMAITRAKEEGAKAVICASTGNTSASAAAYAVRAGMVCAVLVPQGKIALGKMGQALVHGAKILQVDGNFDDCLTLARALSDNYPVALVNSVNPVRIEGQKTAAFEIVDMLGDAPDIHVLPVGNAGNITACWKGYTEYAKDGVASRTPRMWGFQASGSAPLVRGEVVKDPSTIATAIRIGNPASWSYALAARDESGGFIDEVTDREILRAYRLLAAQEGVFVEPASAASVAGLLKAAEHGKVDPGQTIVCTVTGNGLKDPDWAVAGAPQPVTVPVDAVAAAERLGLV